The proteins below come from a single Gordonia sp. X0973 genomic window:
- a CDS encoding nitrate/sulfonate/bicarbonate ABC transporter ATP-binding protein: protein MATNAIDNPTPIVEVDHVSKSFPSADGSTMSVLDDVSLTLHDGEIVALLGKSGSGKSTLLRTIAGLIGPTTGQVRYRGEVLNGANPGVAMVFQSFALMPWLTVQDNVELGLEARGVPAEERRREALAAIDRIGLDGFETAYPKELSGGMRQRVGFARALVLQPDALLMDEPFSALDVLTAENLRNELITLWSQPGFPTKCVCIVTHNIEEAVLLADRVLVLGSNPGHIKAEVPILLPRPRDRRSPTFEAVVDELYGILTEREEAAGARVSGPGPLTHPLADASVGGLAGLIEIVYSHNGQTDLPDLADQLVFDVDDLLPLVDAAQMLGLLDIDGAQAFLTRAGRDWYLADIQSSKEIFAGLAVERAPLVRTIVKALENSEDGSLYDAFFRDLLRTGYNADDAEKQLDIAIDWGRYGELYDYDADTGELVLGEVAASISSAMRGNGDLDS, encoded by the coding sequence ATGGCCACCAACGCAATCGACAACCCGACCCCCATCGTCGAGGTCGACCACGTCTCCAAGTCCTTTCCGTCCGCCGACGGCTCCACCATGTCCGTCCTCGACGACGTGTCGCTGACGCTGCACGACGGCGAGATCGTCGCCCTGCTCGGCAAGTCGGGTTCGGGGAAGTCCACCCTGTTGCGGACGATTGCCGGGCTCATCGGTCCGACGACCGGCCAGGTCCGCTACCGCGGGGAGGTGCTCAACGGCGCCAACCCGGGCGTGGCAATGGTCTTCCAATCGTTCGCGTTGATGCCTTGGCTCACCGTTCAGGACAACGTCGAACTCGGGCTGGAGGCACGCGGCGTGCCCGCCGAGGAGCGTCGTCGGGAGGCATTGGCGGCGATCGACCGCATCGGACTCGACGGGTTCGAGACGGCCTATCCGAAGGAGCTGTCCGGCGGGATGCGCCAGCGCGTCGGGTTCGCCCGGGCGCTGGTCCTGCAGCCCGACGCGCTGCTGATGGACGAGCCGTTCTCCGCATTGGACGTGCTGACCGCGGAGAACCTGCGCAACGAGCTGATCACCCTGTGGTCCCAGCCGGGCTTCCCGACGAAATGCGTCTGCATCGTCACGCACAACATCGAGGAAGCAGTGCTGCTCGCGGACCGGGTCCTGGTGCTCGGGTCCAACCCCGGTCATATCAAGGCGGAGGTGCCGATCCTCCTGCCGCGCCCCCGTGATCGGCGGTCGCCGACGTTCGAGGCAGTCGTCGACGAGCTGTATGGAATCCTGACCGAGCGCGAAGAGGCCGCGGGTGCCCGCGTCAGCGGCCCCGGCCCGTTGACCCATCCGCTGGCCGATGCCAGCGTCGGCGGTTTGGCCGGCCTCATCGAGATCGTGTACTCGCACAACGGTCAGACCGACCTGCCCGATCTCGCCGACCAGCTCGTCTTCGACGTCGACGATCTGCTGCCGCTGGTCGATGCCGCGCAGATGCTGGGGCTGCTCGACATCGACGGGGCCCAGGCCTTCCTCACCCGGGCGGGTCGCGATTGGTACCTGGCCGACATCCAGAGCAGCAAGGAGATCTTCGCCGGTCTGGCGGTCGAGCGGGCGCCGCTGGTCCGCACCATCGTGAAAGCACTGGAAAACAGCGAGGACGGCAGTCTCTACGACGCCTTCTTCCGCGACCTCCTGCGCACCGGCTACAACGCGGACGACGCCGAGAAGCAACTGGACATCGCCATCGACTGGGGTCGCTACGGCGAGTTGTACGA